A stretch of the Sutcliffiella horikoshii genome encodes the following:
- a CDS encoding multicopper oxidase domain-containing protein: MDKEKEEQQKISRRDILKIGSVGAVGLAGSYFLNKVAPYTGTANASSHNNHKKNNGHANHANMTDNSKTSGYKMAERLLTEFDYGKVSTLPNGQTLRTYEVVAIDKEIEIAKGIKFPGWTYNGTIPGPTFRCTEGDMLRFNFINQGSHPHSIHFHGIHPPEMDGIEPIYPGQSFTYEFEAKPYGLQVYHCHVLPLARHIHKGLYGNFIIDPKTPRKPAKELNMVMNAYDLDLDGANEFYTVNGYAFAFMNHPIKIKKDELVRIYLSNLTEFDLLNSFHLHANYFTYYPTGRDDNPSQFTDTIMQCQGERGIVEVRFPYKGKYMFHAHVSEFAELGWMGFFEVE, translated from the coding sequence ATGGATAAGGAAAAGGAAGAACAGCAAAAAATATCTCGTCGTGATATTTTGAAGATTGGATCAGTTGGAGCCGTAGGACTTGCAGGGAGTTATTTTTTAAACAAGGTTGCTCCATATACAGGAACAGCCAACGCTTCTTCTCACAATAATCACAAGAAGAACAATGGTCATGCCAATCATGCGAACATGACGGATAATTCCAAAACGAGCGGTTATAAGATGGCTGAGCGATTGCTCACTGAATTTGATTATGGAAAAGTGAGTACCCTGCCTAATGGTCAAACTCTCAGAACATACGAAGTCGTTGCAATTGATAAAGAAATCGAAATCGCTAAGGGGATCAAGTTTCCTGGATGGACGTACAATGGAACCATTCCAGGACCAACCTTCCGGTGTACAGAAGGTGATATGCTGCGATTCAACTTTATTAACCAAGGCAGCCATCCACACTCCATTCACTTTCATGGCATCCACCCACCTGAAATGGATGGAATAGAACCAATCTATCCAGGTCAATCTTTCACGTATGAATTTGAAGCGAAACCTTACGGACTACAAGTCTATCATTGCCATGTACTCCCTTTGGCTCGTCATATTCATAAAGGACTTTATGGGAATTTTATCATTGATCCTAAGACACCTAGAAAACCAGCGAAAGAGCTTAACATGGTCATGAACGCTTATGACTTGGACTTAGACGGAGCGAACGAATTCTACACTGTGAACGGCTATGCGTTTGCATTTATGAATCATCCAATAAAGATAAAAAAAGATGAACTCGTCCGAATTTATTTGAGCAATCTAACGGAATTTGATTTATTGAACTCGTTCCATCTTCATGCTAACTATTTTACGTATTATCCAACTGGAAGAGACGACAACCCCTCCCAGTTCACCGATACGATTATGCAATGTCAAGGTGAACGTGGAATCGTTGAAGTCCGTTTCCCATACAAAGGGAAATATATGTTCCATGCTCATGTCAGTGAATTCGCTGAACTGGGTTGGATGGGATTCTTTGAGGTCGAGTAA
- a CDS encoding ZIP family metal transporter encodes MKIKWLIAGLIPLILLVGVLGWVLKNGAGVEQDPAAPIEVLNIERIKVTVSGFELNVSNTGPETLKISQVMVDDSVWDFTVSPSQTLERFDDGNIVINYPWVKGDPHLIKLITENGIITEGEVPVANLTPMPTWENFLNYGFIGFYVGIVPITLGLLWYPFMKRFKRKWINAILALTVGLLLFLFVGTLADGFEIGAEAPSVFQGNMVVIIGAVLTFLLLIGFDQYQQKKLESKGYSPYAIALLMATGIGLHNFGEGLAIGSSFALGEAALGTFLIIGFTLHNITEGIGIAAPLLKSKPRFRDFVLLGLIAGAPAILGTWFGGFVFSPIWGALFLGIGAGAILQVIFVITKMLIEDHKKFKEPSVSWLNLSAFSAGMLIMYFTAFFVKF; translated from the coding sequence ATGAAGATTAAATGGTTGATTGCTGGACTTATCCCATTGATTTTGTTAGTCGGCGTACTTGGTTGGGTGTTAAAAAATGGAGCAGGAGTTGAACAAGATCCTGCTGCTCCAATTGAAGTATTAAACATTGAGAGAATAAAAGTAACAGTCTCTGGGTTCGAGCTTAACGTGAGCAACACGGGACCTGAAACATTAAAGATTTCACAGGTTATGGTGGATGATTCGGTTTGGGATTTCACTGTCTCTCCTAGTCAAACACTTGAACGATTTGATGATGGTAATATTGTGATCAACTACCCATGGGTAAAAGGAGATCCCCATCTGATAAAACTGATTACGGAAAATGGCATCATCACAGAAGGTGAGGTTCCTGTTGCAAATTTAACACCAATGCCCACTTGGGAAAACTTTTTGAATTACGGTTTTATAGGATTTTATGTAGGAATTGTACCTATCACACTAGGATTGTTATGGTATCCGTTCATGAAACGCTTTAAGCGTAAATGGATCAATGCAATTTTAGCATTAACAGTTGGCTTATTGCTCTTTTTATTCGTAGGAACTTTAGCTGATGGGTTTGAGATAGGAGCTGAAGCACCTTCTGTATTTCAAGGAAACATGGTGGTCATCATCGGAGCAGTTCTTACATTCCTCCTACTGATTGGTTTCGATCAGTATCAACAAAAGAAGCTGGAGTCCAAAGGATATTCTCCTTATGCCATTGCCTTACTCATGGCAACAGGGATAGGACTCCATAACTTCGGTGAAGGTCTGGCCATCGGATCTTCTTTTGCCCTAGGGGAAGCAGCACTCGGAACCTTTTTAATTATCGGATTCACATTGCATAACATCACAGAAGGAATCGGAATCGCAGCACCGTTACTAAAATCGAAACCACGATTTAGGGACTTCGTTCTCTTAGGATTAATCGCAGGTGCACCAGCTATATTGGGTACTTGGTTTGGGGGCTTTGTCTTCTCACCAATCTGGGGAGCGTTATTCTTAGGAATTGGAGCAGGTGCTATCCTGCAAGTCATCTTTGTTATCACAAAGATGCTTATCGAAGACCATAAAAAGTTCAAAGAACCTTCTGTCTCTTGGTTAAATCTTTCTGCATTCTCTGCTGGTATGCTTATCATGTACTTTACCGCATTTTTCGTAAAATTTTAA
- a CDS encoding twin-arginine translocase TatA/TatE family subunit — protein sequence MLGPGSWVLVGAAALIIFGPKKLPELGKAVGTTLREFKKSTQGLMDEDEKNLNAIPTHKSTDTHRKQRSHLS from the coding sequence ATGTTAGGACCTGGAAGCTGGGTATTAGTGGGAGCAGCTGCTCTTATTATCTTCGGACCGAAAAAACTTCCCGAATTAGGTAAAGCTGTTGGAACAACGCTTAGAGAATTTAAGAAGTCAACACAAGGCCTCATGGATGAGGATGAAAAAAACCTCAACGCGATACCGACTCATAAAAGTACTGACACTCATAGAAAACAAAGGAGCCACCTGTCTTAA
- a CDS encoding CadD family cadmium resistance transporter: MTLILTVISAIGAFIVTNIDDIFVLMLLFSQAKAQVKTSEGLKGNQIENKHISPKDIIIGQYLGFTLLVVVSLLGTFGVMLIPEKWVGLLGLIPIYLGIMLFIKGEDEDENAILSSLNSGKYNSVFLSVAFITFANGGDNIGIYVPFFSTLTMNQLAVTVITFFIMVAIWCFIGYRLTAFKHVSETLENYGRWIIPIVFIGLGIYIMVENETFSALLSLINY; encoded by the coding sequence TTGACTTTAATTTTGACCGTTATTTCTGCAATAGGGGCATTTATAGTTACCAATATTGATGATATTTTTGTTTTGATGCTGCTATTTTCACAGGCAAAAGCACAGGTGAAAACGAGTGAAGGTTTAAAAGGTAACCAGATAGAGAATAAGCATATATCCCCTAAGGATATAATTATTGGACAATATCTAGGTTTTACCTTGTTAGTAGTAGTTAGTCTCTTAGGAACTTTTGGAGTTATGTTAATTCCAGAGAAATGGGTAGGATTACTTGGACTAATTCCAATCTATTTAGGGATTATGTTGTTTATAAAGGGAGAAGATGAGGATGAAAATGCAATTCTTTCAAGTTTAAATTCTGGAAAGTATAATAGTGTCTTTTTAAGTGTAGCATTTATAACATTTGCTAATGGCGGAGATAACATTGGAATATATGTTCCTTTCTTCTCTACTTTAACCATGAACCAACTAGCAGTAACGGTTATTACTTTCTTTATTATGGTTGCAATTTGGTGTTTTATTGGATATCGTTTGACAGCTTTTAAACATGTCTCTGAAACCTTAGAGAATTACGGTAGGTGGATTATACCCATTGTCTTTATTGGTTTAGGAATCTATATCATGGTGGAGAACGAAACTTTCAGTGCCCTTTTGAGTTTAATAAATTATTAA
- a CDS encoding heavy metal translocating P-type ATPase — protein MSDQKAITSEQEKKDYRVQGFTCANCAGKFEKNVKQLSGVEDAKVNFGASKIAVYGNATIEELEKAGAFENLKVTPEKSARQASQEVKEDTKEDKVPFYKKHSALLYASLLIAFGYLSSYVNGEENIVTTLLFLASMFIGGLSLFKVGLQNLLRFEFDMKTLMTVAVIGGAIIGEWAEVAIVVILFAISEALERFSMDRARQSIRSLMDIAPKEALVRRNGQEIMIHVDDIAVGDIMIVKPGQKIAMDGVVVSGYSAVNQAAITGESVPVEKTVDNEVFAGTLNEEGLLEVKITKLVEDTTISKIIHLVEEAQGERAPSQAFVDKFAKYYTPIIMIIAALVAIVPPLFFDGSWETWVYQGLAVLVVGCPCALVISTPISIVSAIGNAAKKGVLVKGGVYLEEMGALKAIAFDKTGTLTKGVPAVTDYNVLNKQINEKELLSIITALEYRSQHPLASAIMKKAEEENITNSDVQVEDFSSITGKGIKGIVNGTTYYIGSPKLFKELLTNDFDKDLEQNVTTLQNQGKTAMIIGTEKEILAVIAVADEVRESSKEIIQKLHQLGIKKTIMLTGDNKGTANAIGGQVGVSDIEAELMPQDKLDFIKQLRSEYGNVAMVGDGVNDAPALAASTVGIAMGGAGTDTALETADVALMGDDLRKLPFTVKLSRKTLNIIKANITFAIAIKFIALLLVIPGWLTLWIAILSDMGATLLVALNGLRLMRVKE, from the coding sequence ATGTCTGATCAAAAGGCAATAACATCTGAACAAGAAAAGAAGGACTATCGTGTACAAGGTTTTACTTGCGCAAACTGCGCGGGTAAATTCGAAAAAAATGTAAAACAGCTATCTGGAGTTGAGGATGCAAAAGTAAATTTTGGTGCATCTAAAATTGCTGTTTATGGTAATGCAACGATAGAAGAACTAGAAAAAGCAGGTGCATTTGAGAATCTCAAAGTGACACCTGAAAAATCTGCTCGCCAAGCATCACAAGAGGTAAAAGAAGATACGAAAGAAGATAAAGTGCCGTTTTATAAGAAGCATAGTGCTCTACTTTATGCTTCCTTATTGATTGCCTTTGGTTATCTTTCCTCGTATGTGAATGGAGAAGAGAACATTGTTACTACCTTATTGTTTTTAGCATCCATGTTTATCGGAGGATTATCACTTTTTAAAGTTGGTTTGCAAAACTTACTACGTTTTGAATTTGATATGAAAACCCTTATGACAGTGGCTGTTATAGGTGGTGCTATTATTGGAGAATGGGCAGAAGTTGCCATTGTTGTTATTCTCTTTGCAATCAGTGAAGCACTTGAGCGATTCTCTATGGATAGAGCAAGACAATCGATTCGTTCATTAATGGATATCGCTCCTAAAGAGGCACTTGTTAGACGTAATGGACAAGAAATAATGATTCATGTTGATGATATTGCTGTTGGGGATATCATGATTGTAAAACCTGGTCAAAAGATTGCGATGGATGGTGTAGTTGTAAGTGGGTACTCTGCCGTTAACCAAGCAGCTATTACAGGTGAATCAGTCCCTGTTGAGAAAACGGTTGATAATGAAGTATTTGCAGGTACCTTAAATGAAGAAGGATTACTTGAAGTAAAAATAACGAAACTTGTAGAAGATACAACAATTTCTAAAATTATTCATCTTGTAGAGGAAGCACAAGGGGAACGTGCTCCTTCGCAAGCATTTGTTGATAAATTCGCAAAATATTACACACCGATCATTATGATCATTGCAGCATTAGTTGCTATAGTCCCTCCATTATTCTTTGATGGCAGTTGGGAAACATGGGTTTATCAAGGATTAGCTGTTCTTGTTGTTGGTTGTCCTTGTGCTTTGGTCATATCGACTCCTATTTCTATTGTTTCAGCGATTGGAAATGCTGCGAAAAAAGGGGTCCTTGTAAAAGGCGGAGTGTATTTAGAAGAAATGGGCGCTTTAAAGGCTATTGCATTCGATAAAACAGGAACATTAACAAAAGGGGTCCCAGCTGTAACTGATTATAATGTGTTAAACAAACAGATAAATGAAAAAGAATTACTATCCATTATTACTGCATTGGAGTATCGTTCTCAGCATCCTCTTGCTTCAGCCATCATGAAAAAAGCAGAAGAAGAAAACATTACTAATTCTGACGTACAGGTAGAGGATTTCTCTTCTATCACAGGAAAGGGTATAAAGGGTATCGTAAACGGGACGACTTATTATATCGGTAGCCCGAAACTCTTTAAGGAATTATTGACTAATGATTTCGATAAAGACTTAGAGCAAAATGTTACTACTCTTCAAAATCAAGGTAAGACAGCCATGATTATTGGAACCGAAAAAGAAATACTTGCAGTTATTGCAGTTGCTGATGAAGTTCGTGAGTCAAGTAAGGAAATTATTCAAAAGTTACATCAACTTGGAATCAAAAAAACAATTATGCTTACTGGTGATAACAAAGGTACTGCGAATGCTATCGGAGGGCAGGTTGGAGTATCTGATATAGAGGCAGAATTAATGCCACAGGACAAATTAGACTTTATTAAACAGTTGAGATCCGAGTATGGCAACGTAGCAATGGTAGGAGATGGGGTCAATGATGCACCTGCATTGGCGGCCTCAACAGTTGGTATTGCAATGGGTGGAGCTGGTACAGACACAGCCTTAGAAACTGCAGACGTCGCTCTAATGGGAGACGATTTAAGAAAACTTCCATTCACTGTAAAACTTAGCCGGAAAACTCTTAATATAATCAAAGCTAACATTACTTTTGCAATTGCTATTAAATTTATTGCCTTACTATTGGTTATCCCAGGTTGGTTAACGCTCTGGATTGCCATTCTTTCCGATATGGGCGCAACCCTTCTAGTAGCACTAAATGGTTTGCGACTAATGAGAGTGAAAGAATAA
- the cadC gene encoding Cd(II)-sensing metalloregulatory transcriptional repressor CadC codes for MNKKDTCEIFCYDEEKVNRIQGDLKTIDIVSVAQMLKAIADENRAKITYALCQDEELCVCDIANIIGITVANASHHLRTLHKQGIVRYRKEGKLAFYSLDDEHIRQIMTIVLEHKKEVNVNV; via the coding sequence GTGAATAAGAAAGATACTTGTGAAATTTTTTGTTATGACGAGGAAAAGGTCAATCGAATACAAGGTGATTTAAAAACAATCGATATTGTTAGTGTTGCCCAAATGTTAAAAGCAATTGCGGATGAAAATAGGGCAAAGATTACCTATGCTTTGTGTCAAGACGAAGAGTTATGTGTGTGTGATATAGCAAATATTATTGGTATTACGGTGGCAAATGCTTCTCATCATTTAAGGACCCTACATAAGCAGGGGATTGTAAGATATAGAAAAGAAGGAAAACTAGCGTTTTATTCGTTAGACGATGAACATATTAGACAAATAATGACGATTGTACTAGAACATAAGAAAGAAGTGAATGTCAATGTCTGA
- a CDS encoding cytochrome C biogenesis protein, whose translation MGKVLAFSIVGIIIWVFGKEIEATLTNFFPWIRIFIGPAIILIGLFPLGVIKWKWSIPVLLKKGKIGNFP comes from the coding sequence ATGGGGAAAGTTTTAGCTTTTTCCATAGTGGGGATAATAATATGGGTTTTCGGTAAAGAAATCGAAGCTACCTTAACCAATTTCTTTCCTTGGATTCGAATTTTTATCGGTCCGGCAATCATACTCATTGGATTATTTCCTTTAGGCGTTATTAAATGGAAATGGTCCATCCCTGTACTATTAAAAAAGGGGAAAATCGGGAACTTTCCTTAA
- a CDS encoding cytochrome c biogenesis CcdA family protein has translation MEHLNLFLAFGAGFLSFISPCALPLYPAFLSYITGVSVNDLKNEKGILRGKAFVHTILFLVGFSIIFLALGLSTSFIGTFFIGNQNLLRQLGAIVMVFFGLVLTGLLNFNFLLSDKKVKFQKRPTGYLGTVLIGIGFAAGWTPCSGPILAGVIALGVTDPGKGFIYMFFYVLGFSIPFLLMTLFINKMTFIKKHSALFMKVGGSIMILMGVLLYFNLMTKIIAVLVSWFGGFTGF, from the coding sequence ATGGAGCATCTAAACTTATTTCTAGCATTTGGTGCAGGTTTCTTATCATTTATTTCACCATGTGCGCTTCCTTTATATCCTGCTTTTCTTTCCTATATTACTGGAGTGTCTGTAAATGATTTAAAAAATGAAAAAGGTATTCTACGTGGGAAAGCTTTTGTTCATACCATTTTATTTTTAGTAGGATTTTCAATTATCTTTTTAGCTTTAGGGCTCTCCACGTCATTTATTGGTACTTTTTTTATAGGTAATCAAAATTTATTACGGCAACTTGGCGCTATCGTCATGGTGTTCTTTGGTTTAGTCCTTACAGGGCTTCTAAATTTCAACTTCCTACTTTCTGATAAAAAAGTTAAATTTCAAAAGAGACCTACAGGTTATTTAGGTACAGTTTTGATTGGCATTGGTTTTGCTGCTGGTTGGACGCCTTGTTCAGGTCCAATCCTTGCTGGTGTCATCGCCTTAGGTGTAACAGATCCAGGGAAAGGATTTATTTACATGTTTTTTTATGTATTAGGATTTTCCATTCCTTTTCTTTTAATGACCTTATTTATTAATAAAATGACTTTTATTAAAAAGCATAGTGCATTATTTATGAAAGTGGGAGGTTCAATAATGATTTTGATGGGAGTCTTATTGTACTTTAATTTAATGACCAAAATTATTGCTGTATTAGTTAGTTGGTTTGGAGGGTTCACTGGATTTTAA